The Marinilabiliales bacterium genome segment GTTTTCATAGTCATATATGTATAGCTCACTGCTTACATTATTGAGCATATTAACGATAAGTTTACTGTAGCTGGCTGACACAGATCTCACGCTGGACCTATCATCAGGTTCAACGATAAGTGTAAGGTCATGCCTGCTGTTGAGAAGGTCTTCGTATGTTATACTTACCAGCGATCCCTGTCTGAAAAGCTGGTTGCCCGCCTGCCAGTCCGACTTAAGATCTATGATCACCTGGTTATTCAGGATGTTCACAAGGTTGGCATCTTCAGGGATATCCAGTCTGATAATTTCTCCATTTTCGTATGCAAAGTATTCGGAAGTATAGAAGGTGATCCCTCTGCCGAACATCACATATTGCCTTTCACTTCTGTTAATTACGAACCCGTAGGATGACACATCCTCTTTTTCACCCTCAAATAGAACGGGGGCGTCTTCAAGAGCCGTCCCCCTTTTCCAGAGCCTTACCTGCCTTGGATATCCTGAGGTTGTCATGGTCTCTTCGCCCAGTTCAGTCGATATAAGAAGTGTGTTTTCGTCCAGCCAGCTCAATCCTCCTTTTGCCTCAGGGACATAAAAACCATCTTCAATAAATGATCTGGTGGTCATGTCAAACTCCCTCCGAACGACTGCATCGCCGCCTCCGCGTGACAATGACACCATGAACCGTTTATAGTCGGGATACAGTCCGCTTGCTCCTCCAAAAACCCAGTTCACGCCATCCTTTTCAGACATTTCATCAATATCCAGGATGATCTCCCAATCAGGCTCGCCCGCCAGGTATTTATCCTTTGGGGTCCTTCTCCAGATGCCTCTTACATGTTCAGCATCCTGCCAGAAGTTGTAGATGAAATCACCTGTGATCGATGGTGAAGCAATTCTGTCGCGCGAGTTAAGAATCTCCAGGCTCCGGGCGTAGAAGTCCCCGTAATTCCTGTCAGACTTCAGGATACCCAGGCTTTGGCGGTTTTTCTCCTCCACCCATTCAAGGGCTTTTTCCCCTTCAACCTCTTCAAGCCAGATAAATGGGTCATCATTCTGGTTATCCTGCGAAAAGACGGTAGCAGCACCGGCAATGATCGAAAATGCAAGCATAAGACAAATTGGTTTAATTCTCATCTTTATATGTTTTGTTTGATTAAGTTTTCGTACGGCAAAAATACATATTTATTTCACTGGTTCCGTTCCATTATATCGATTTCCGGCAAACATGAAAAAGGCCTCCCGGTCAATCCGGAAGGCCTTGTGCCGTTATTGCCGGCAGGGGCATTCAGCCTTTTCTCCTCTCGATAAGATGGTAGGTGATCAGGCTTATTCCGCCGAAAAGGAAGAGCATTGAAAAATAGGCAATTTCCTGGTGCATACCGGCATAAGTTTCCAGCAGGTAGCCTACCAGGAGACCGATGGCCAGTCCGCTCAAAAAAATACCCCACTTAAGCGTGGGTGACGAATCCGGTTTTGCTGCAAATATTGAAGCATCGGCACCTTTTTCAATAAGAGCCATCCTCTCCTTCTTCCTGATATTGAGATAAACCAGCATCACAATTGCGCCGAAAATTACCCCAAGAATTAATACGGGAGTTAAATCCATGGTTTTTGAGTTTTTAAGATTAATATTCACCCGTATGACGCACTATTTTATTGCCGGTTACAAAAATATCAGCCAATTTTTGATTTATTTTTGCATTATAATATGTAACCTCCGGGTAAACTGATCGTCATACCGGTAAATATGGAACAGAGGGATGACAGTTATTATATTGGGAAGGTGCTCAGCGGAGACACCTCTGCCTACGCAGTGCTGGTCGACAGGTACAAAACCATGGCTTTTAATATATCCCTCAGGATTCTAGGCAGCCGTGAAGATGCAGAGGAGGTTGCGCAGGACTCATTTGTAAAGGCTTTCCGGTCCCTCGGTTCTTTCAGGGGAAGTGCCCGGTTCTCTACATGGCTGTTCAGAATTGTCTACAACAGCTCGGTTTCTCATTACCGCAAAAGAAAAAGAGAGATAGTGTCTGATCAGGGGGAGGCCGTTGTAATGAAGTACGCCGGTTTGACAGAAGAGGGGGATGCGGAAGCGAATGAGGCGATGGTCCTGGCCCTCCGGGAAGCTTTAAGCACCCTGCCGGAAGAGGAGCAGGCAATGATCACGCTTTATTATTATCAGGATAGCAGTATTGACGATATAGCAGCTATAGCAAGAATGACGCCGTCAAATGTAAAGGTCCGGCTTCACCGTGCAAGAAAGAAACTTCATGAACTGATAAGCCGCCAGGTTGCTGATGAGGCCCGGGCATAAAAGCACAATGCAATGGAAAGAACAAAAGAAGATGATATGATCAGGTCACTGTTCCGCAAGGTCCCGCTGGAGGAAACCTCAGGGGATTTCACACATAGGGTTATGGAGCAGGTTGTTGCCGGACCGGTTGTTCAGAGGGAAGAAAGAAATTATCCTGAATGGTGGTGGATACCTGTATCAGTAATTGCGGTACTATCTGTTTATTTTACCGGGGTCTGGTCTTGGGCGGTCTTGCACATTTTGCCTTTGCTGGAGCTGGTTTATGCCGGACTGGTCCTGCTGTTTGAAAAAATTACCGGGCTGTTCCCTTCCTACCGGGTTGAAATTCCGCAGGCCCCTCTGCTGCCTTTAATTGCAGCAGCCTTGATATTAATATTGATCATAGATCTGCCGTTAAGCATGAAACTGCGTTCCAACGGGCTATCCGGTCGGAAATGAAATGGTAAAAAGAAAAAAAACTGCCCTTTCCCTGGTTGACTTGGGTGCTAACCTTTCATACGGGATGAATGAGGGAAATTGCCGGGCAGTCTTTTTAGAATATGCTGGCAATACTTCGTTTTGCCGCTGTATTTATCTGTTCAAGTTTTCTCTTCAAGTATGATTTTCTCCTGCCGGGCAGGGAAAAGTAGAAACATGTCCCTTTTCCGGGCGATGATTCATGCCACATTCGTCCACCCATAAGCTCAACAAGGTTCTTTGAGACAGCCAGTCCGAGTCCCGCTCCTTTTGCATTAGTCCCTTTCTTACCAATTAGCTTGCTTCTGAACGGTGTGAAGAGTACCTCTTCATCATGGGTGCTCAGGCCAATTCCTGTGTCTTTTACAAAGAATTCTGCATCAAAATTGTCCGTTTCCCTGTAGCCAAATTCCACGTGTCCCTTTTCAGTATATTTAACCGCATTACCTATCAGACTCCACAACACCTGCTTAAGGCGCCGGTGGTCTGCCATGACGCAGCAGCCATCATCG includes the following:
- a CDS encoding S9 family peptidase, which encodes MLAFSIIAGAATVFSQDNQNDDPFIWLEEVEGEKALEWVEEKNRQSLGILKSDRNYGDFYARSLEILNSRDRIASPSITGDFIYNFWQDAEHVRGIWRRTPKDKYLAGEPDWEIILDIDEMSEKDGVNWVFGGASGLYPDYKRFMVSLSRGGGDAVVRREFDMTTRSFIEDGFYVPEAKGGLSWLDENTLLISTELGEETMTTSGYPRQVRLWKRGTALEDAPVLFEGEKEDVSSYGFVINRSERQYVMFGRGITFYTSEYFAYENGEIIRLDIPEDANLVNILNNQVIIDLKSDWQAGNQLFRQGSLVSITYEDLLNSRHDLTLIVEPDDRSSVRSVSASYSKLIVNMLNNVSSELYIYDYENGSWNSTRVDAPAYGSISTGSVSNFSDEYFFWYQNFLTPSTLYFANARENSISKMQSLPEFFNAENLRVWQYEAVSADGTMIPYFVVGRKDIEYNGKNPTLLYAYGGFEVSMLPSYSSVMGKLWLENGGVYVLANIRGGGEFGPNWHQAGLKENRQRVFDDFHAVAEALMARGITSSAHLGIQGGSNGGLLVGAAFTQRPDLYNAVICQVPLLDMKRYNKLLAGASWMGEYGNPDIPEEWEYIKEYSPYHNLALNQDYPVVFFTTSTRDDRVHPGHARKMVAKMEDMGYRVYYYENTEGGHAGASTNEQRAMGAALNYTYLWMKLAE
- a CDS encoding sigma-70 family RNA polymerase sigma factor, whose amino-acid sequence is MEQRDDSYYIGKVLSGDTSAYAVLVDRYKTMAFNISLRILGSREDAEEVAQDSFVKAFRSLGSFRGSARFSTWLFRIVYNSSVSHYRKRKREIVSDQGEAVVMKYAGLTEEGDAEANEAMVLALREALSTLPEEEQAMITLYYYQDSSIDDIAAIARMTPSNVKVRLHRARKKLHELISRQVADEARA
- a CDS encoding sensor histidine kinase is translated as MHKEEENNILRDRISGLESDLDAMSTRINSLQSAILSNISHDIRTPMNAIVGFANLLMAERLDDNERDECIRQINANSIDLLEIVDNMIDASLLQSGDMKLSPGECCLNDLMDDLYSMCRDLSCTRQKQLNIIVTKGGDDGCCVMADHRRLKQVLWSLIGNAVKYTEKGHVEFGYRETDNFDAEFFVKDTGIGLSTHDEEVLFTPFRSKLIGKKGTNAKGAGLGLAVSKNLVELMGGRMWHESSPGKGTCFYFSLPGRRKSYLKRKLEQINTAAKRSIASIF